From Indicator indicator isolate 239-I01 chromosome 12, UM_Iind_1.1, whole genome shotgun sequence:
CTTATTCCCTTTTTCCTCATAAAACAACAGTATGTGTTTAACACATGCTTATAAACATTGCTAAACTCAGCAAGAGCTATTATAGTGCCCCAACTTAATAAGTTGATAAAAAAGTAGTTGTCATATGGCCAGTTCACAAAGGAACtaaatattctctttttttttttaattttgttttttttttccactatgaGATGCCTATATGTAGCTTTCTATTAATATGAGGCATTTAAAATAAGCTGGTCATTTGGCTACCAAAAGGGCTTAGTGTTCATgttacatcagaaaaaaaaatattgggaGCTGCCAGTTTGTTGAGAGAaaagtctggggtttttttgggggctATTAACAACAATTTGAATATGGGTAAGGACTGAATAGGTGGAGACAAAGTAAGATGATGAGTCTGGCTGAATGCTCCAAGAGCTTCTGCCCCAGCTTCAAAATTTAAGAAATGTATCAGAAAAAGTTAAAATTGAACTGTGTCCTGGGTTTTCACTACAGCTCTGGCAGGTCACAAGGGCGTTGAAAGCCTTTTAATATTAACAGATGTCCTCTtctggagggggaagaaaattgTCCCTCCTGGACATCCTCTGAGGTCTCCTGTTCTCCCTGGGGCAAGGGAAAGTGAGGTTGAAAGACAGGTGAGCTGCAGGGGTGTTTGGGTTGAGGAGCCACAGAATTAGTTTTCCGGGAGATGATGTTAATTGAAATTACAGGAAAAACTGGAGCATCCGGATGAGCAGACCTTGGCACTGCTTGTGCCATACTACGAAAAGGCAGTTGGGCCTTTTTTGTTATTATCTAACAATTTCCTAACTGTCTGGGCTGCTCTGGGTCTCAAAATGAAAACACCAGTTGATACTTGAGCTTCTGCAGCTCGCCTCTGCCAAAGGCTTGTTCTGGATGCAAcatgagaaacagaaaactttGGGTAGCTCCACTTCTGAAAAATGACCATTTTCAACACACTTTACAAACGTTCAGCTTTGTCATTTAAGGAAGAATAACAGCTAGAGGACTCTGTAACCATAAagtttctgcaaagaaaaataaaatttggtATTTCTTCTACACAGTCATTAATAACATTTCTGTGCAACATTTGGTGTTTGTTATATTTATTTGGCCTATTAAAAGGAAATGAGGACAAAACAGCTGCAAATAAAACCAACTTCTCTTTCACAATAGATACTTCAGATGCCGAAGCTGCTACATGTGCTTGGAGTATCATGCAGGAGTTTACTTACTCAGTTAAATAGGATATATATTTATAGCTGAGCTCATCTCCCATAGGACTAGGACAAGGGAAAGCTGGAAGAACTCAGCTGCAAACACTGTTGTGTACAGTGACAAGGAGCACACAACCACCAAGGCTATTTTGGCCTGAGCAGTGTGTATGTCAGTGTCTCTACAAAGACACACACACGCCCACCTGAAATAACCCAGCTCTCAGTGACCCAACTACAGCTCATGGCAGGGACTGGTGCATGCCCTAGCTATGCAGAATTACTGCAAATGTGAGTGACCTCCAAAAGCAGATGCTGGCCCCAGCGATGCACCTTCAGGAAGAAGCCTCCACCTGAACTCCTCTTCTGCATGGGAACAAATTTTGACTTCCTCCACCTTTATATGGAAATGTGACCTCAACCTCACAGCTGAAAGCCCCCACTGGTACCAAAAATCCTGCCTTTAACTGCTGACGTCAGAGGGAGGCCAAGCTCACCACAAACCAAGGGCAGGCAGATGCATTTCTAACGATGAAATTGAGTTTGCAACAAAGTACCTGGCAACAATCACTGTTGTCACTGTCAGTCCaagtgctggaggtgttcagattGGACTGGAGAGGAATAAGAAAGGCTCAGCCCTTGCTCCCTGCCTCTGTGGAAAACCTCACACAAGCTTGTTTCATCATGGGGTCCACACACCAGCATCAGCATTGGCAAGAAAAACAGGAGGCTAAATTTGCAGCTGCCTCCTTTTCAGCCTGCCATGCCAGAAATATTTCATAGTCTAGAAAAAGCCTCCAagtgaaaggggaaaaggacacTGTGCGTTTCAAGCAGCACTAGCCTCTGTTGGATTTACTGGCTTCCTCCCTTCTTACGATGAACAACCCCCACCTTTCCATAACTGCTCACTGCCAGCACTAGCAAACAACCAGATTCATGTTATTAAAAGGCTATTTAGGTAATAAATCTCTATGAAAGTCATCTAACCAGCAGCAAGAGAAACATTCCTAAGAAATTATTGCTTCTGGAATCTGAAATTGCCATCCATAAACAGATCTGACTGGACTCTTGCAATAAGCAGTGCAAAATGCACGTTACACCTTTCTGAGTGGCTGAAGTTTGAGCTTCTTTGCTCTCTTGAAACATTTCTAGATGTGCAGCTTCCCAACTGCAGCTCTCAACATCCTGAGCACTAAACAGGGTCTCTCGTGTGCATGGTGTTGCACCTCACCAGAAGGACTGCAGCAGAATATGTTGAAATTGTTTACAGTACAGAGcaacacagaacaaaaccacTTAACCTGAAGCCGCCTGCAGTAAAGGTCCAAAGCGATGGAGCATGTGGGATGAATCTGACTACAGGAACACtgacaaacaacaaacaatgcTTATTGTCACCAGGAATAAAACAAAGCCCCTTCCACTCTCTCTTCCCACAACTTCCGCAATAAACACATGAAATTGTACTATTTTACCTTTTAACTGTGACAAGAAACTTAAATAATTTCTGTGTCAAATCCAGGGGacacacaaattaaaaaattgcCCAGACCACCCTGAGAATTGGTAGGGCTAGAAAGGAAACTCATGAGTTTAAGATGAAGGTTTACTGTGAAAGATCTTGGGAGCCCTCACCAGCAAGCACAGTGGAAGCCAGCGTGGTGGTTTCACCACTTGCCTGGCGAAGGAACAGGAGGAGATACTTTGGCAGGAGCTCCCCTAAGTTAATTCTACTGGCAAGACTACAAATACTTCAGTGTGTTTACAATGGATAATTATTTCCTTCGTCTTTACAGGGGAGTGAAACAGCTTCCTGCTACACAGCAGCCTGCATGTTCACGTGGAACAAACAGCAATTAAACAGCCCCATAAACAACTCCAAATATGGACCTTAGCATCCAACTTGTAGAAACCAGGCTATGCCAAATGCTGTCTCTCACAAAACTGGACCTTCCCTGCCTTTCATCAAAACCCTCTGGATTCAAAACAtccttcctccatcctcaccctTTCCCTGACTGAGAAAGATAAATAAATGTGAGCTCACCTCCCAAAAGAGTTTCACTCTGCTGGCTGTGAAGCAAGAGGGAGCTTCAACTTATCCTCCCTCTTTGCTGCTAGACCTTCATCAGCTTGATGGTGCTGTGAATGAAATTTTGGCTTGCAAAGGTGCAGGGTGGAGTAATGGTGATTTGAATCCACACTGACCCATGAAGCTCATGGGGGAAGGGGTAATTATGGTTGGCACCAGCCAAAAGATGCAGATTTTTAAACTATACAAGAACCTTTCCACAAATAGAGATTAAAGTAGGAAATACTTGGCAGCCAAGAAAATATTCAAGCCACTTAAAAAAATGTTGATCTCAGTATGTGTTTTACATGAACACCAGTTACAGGGtgaaacacagctctgctctgtatGAGCTTCACCAGAATATATATTAAATGTAAATGAGATGATAAAATTCACGGCAGAAGTTCAGTTAAACTATTTCTCACATCTGATTTCTTCAACAAGGTGTCCTTCAGTAGTATCGTTCCCCTGTCTGAACACAGTTCACAGTACGTGttctaaataataataataataaaaaaaaacccaaacaaaaaagccaccttaaagaaaaaaagactttcTAAGACACTTGGAAAAAACCCCAGCGAACCACAACCCACCCCTAAGTCCTGTGTGATTAGATGTACTTTAGTGCTCAGCGATTTCACCAGCCTAAAAACAACCCTGCTACCcctgagagcagagggcagcGGCACCGACTGCAAGCCTTCAGCTTGCACCACCAGGAAGTGGTCAGTGATGCTGGCCAAGACTGCGTCAACTTCACTCATCCCAAAACATACATTTCTTAAATACATTGACACTTCAAGTAATTGAGTAAAAACTgcttctcattttaaaatatatattcttCTGCTGAATGACTATATTGCAGCATGAGTTACACATGCACTTTAAAGTACTGTAGCATGAGAAGCCTGAGGCAGCAGAAATCTTACAAGGAGCTGTGATTTGTCTGTGTAGCACACGGATCGACTGCAGCCCGGAGGTCCATGCGAAAATGAGTAAATAGCATCACAAACACTTCTTCTAAGACGACAGACAGAAGTTCAGTCTCTAAAGTTGCTTTAAATGGCTGCTGGATCTCTGAGCTTTGGCTGCCCATGGAGTGGAGCATGCTGCCAAGTACTATTCTAAATCAGATTAGCACACCTCTTTTAAGCTCTTcaatgaaaaatgtctttgcacCGCAGCTATGTCCTGAATCAAGGAAGGGGGCATGGAGGTTGCGCTGATGACACTGGTACAGCAGCTTGGAAGAGTTCCAGCCTACAATTCCTCCAACAAAGGGACTAGAACAGCAACACATGCTATTGGATTGAATTTTAAGGCCTAAAAACTGTTTCTGACAGATTCTTATACACCCAGACTATGATGTAAAGTGACAGAGGTAGGCCTTCAGTTTATCTTGTTGTACTGACACTGTGCCTTTACCTTGGCTGCTGTATTCCCAGCCAGCGGGTTAAAGGATCATAAAAAGTGCAATTAATCAACGACTTTCTTTTTCCCATCAGACAGAATCCACATGCACCCTCCCACAAAGCTGACCCCAGAGACACTCTTTCTCCATAGCAGCTTCATCCAGAGATGATCAGGTTTAAATGCTGAGAAAACCCCCCATTTCCCCAGCAAAACTCCCAGCTAAAAATTGTCACAGCGTATTCCAACGACATTCACCGAATTCAGCACTTGTGATAAAAACCTGCCAGTGCCGGTCAcctcttcccagctgctgctcctttcaTCACACCCCATGTCACCCTCTCCTGACATGCAGCAGACTTGGGAGTAGTTGTTGAACAGTATAACTAAAAGGATTCACAGCAGTTTCTCAGAAACTGCAgtaattgcttttgtttttcttgaaagCAATTGCAAATAAAATGATTTTGTAGTAATTGCACTAACAAAAACATGAAGCCTAAAATGAACATTAAAGAACTGTAGCTGTCAGACTGATAATACCATGCTGATGAAAAAATTTGATCAAGATGTCTAAGCGTTTGATTCAGCTGTTACACTAGTGAAACCTCAAATGTTCAGACAAAGAACCCAGCAAGAGACTAGAAGTCAAGATAGCTTCCATTTCAGTTAGTTCAAAACCAGCCGAAAACGTAATTTTTCTACCTGCTAATTGTATACACTGTGAGTCTCATGCAGATTAATAAAACTTATTCCAAGTCTAAATGTATTCTTAATAAAAGTGTTCAGAAATGACATTTCTAAGTTGTAGAGAAAGCAATTAGCATCATAGCTACCTGTTCAAACCTATATTAAGGACTACAGAATTTCATTTACACTTTTGCATGAAACTGCCTTTTCTTCTGTAATTTTAGTTACAAGTAGTGAAGATCCTAATCTGTtttcttggagaaaaaaaaaaaaaaaaaaaagagttcttgATCCTGCACCTGCACTCCCTGGAATGTGGGTGATCAGCAAGCGATGTCCTCAAACAGCTGACTCACTCTCCAGCTCCGACATGGCAGCTCCCTTGCGTGTCAGCTTCAGCACAGTTGGCTTCTCTGTGCTTGTGCCATTGCCCTCAGCTGTCTCCGGAGGGCCTAGtcctttctgttcttcctttggCTCTTCATTGACCTCGGGGTAAATCACCAAGAAAGTAGCTGTCAAAAAACCCAGGAAAGATCCCACTGAAGCCACCATGGGAATGACTCTGACCGTGCCAACCGCATCCACCACACCACCAAGCGCAGAGGCCACGAGGATCTGGGAGATGTAAACCTGACAGGACAGAATAGCGCAGTCTATGCCAAATCCTCGCTTTGAGTTCCCGGGGCTATGGTGAATGTACTGGAAAAAGATGAGAGACGAGTTAGGAGGTAAAACAATGGATGAAATAAACGAGAAAAATAGTTGAAAATAGATTTATACACTCGTATCTTCCTCAAATTTCTCAGACGTGGTCAACTCAATGCCATCCCTGTGCATCACACAGGTTGTAGAAGTCCAGAACAACAACCTCCTTATCTACTATTTACCAATGGCCTCCTCATCTTGCAACAACAGGCAGATATTTACTGGGGCATCCCCCCAGTGTGAACTGGCTCCAAGATtaggttttgaaaaaaaaaaaaattgacaggAAACAGTGGCAATTATTCTTTTATGATTACAAAATGAATGCTCCTCCCAATCCCAATGCAGAAATACGTTAAAATAAATTATCCTTTGTAATCCAAATGGAAGTGCTACAAAGCGGAATGTAAATCTGTGCTTGTTTCCAGCAGGATTGGTTTGCCCTATGTATCCCCAGAATCGCAGCTTCGTTTCCAGACTCACCTCAATGTCCAAGACGGTGAAGAACCTGACTAATGCTCATATAATACACCAAACCCAGCAGTAACAATGAGGTATATAACAAATACTACAGCAGTTATTTCATATGCACCCAAATCTTTTATAGCTCAGCACAGGGTAAAAGAATTGTGACCCCACTGAGCCAACTTGATGCTAATACCATTTGATTTAAGTAGCAGCTCTTGCTATTTAACATCAAGGCTGAATTTGTGCTTTGGCACACATCCCAGCAAATCAAATAATGGGATTTAATAAATCCATCTTGCCACTGTGATCTTCAGAGAAATGCAAATGCTCAGCCTTgattaaaatactgaaaatctTCCACGTACCTCTTTAATATCATGGTATTGTCCCAAAAGTGCGTAAGGGCAGTAGGAGATACTCATAGAAACTATTCCCATAGTGCTGATCATTATCATGGTGACATACACGTTGGGGAACATAGCCATCACTGCGGTGCCAAGAGAGAAACCCAGTGTGCCCAGGATGTAGATCACTTTGATACTAAGGTCGTAGTTGTCCAAATACTTCTGCAACAAGGCTGCAGAGATGAAGAATAAAACAAAGGTCAGTTTAGTTGGTGAAGTTTTATGGTATTGATGTGGCCATGACAACTTGACAGACTGTTTAGGACTTGGATGCTCACTGCACATTTGGCTTGCCTAAGCAGTATAGAGCTAAGCCTCATTGGGAAAAGGATGGATTGCTCCTTCAGAAACCAGAGAACGAATGAGCTCAGGGACTTGCCTAAACCATGCTATGGGTTTGAGGCAGAATGAAATGCTGTGAAGCTCAAATGTGGTCCACTCAGTCCATTCATTAATTTAACCTCTTTATCAACTTTATCAGTGCAGGTTCACGCCAAGCACAGAGGAGATGCTAGCACAAGCACATCTGTTGAACAAAGCGATCAGATGTTTACAGCCACGTTTCAGTCTGTGCTCAGAAACAAGCTGCCCATGTGAGCTTCACTTTGGCATGTCTCAACAAAGAGGCAGCCCCCACCACACTGATCTGTGCAGATGGACCCTGTGCAAGTGCTGTAAAAGGCAGAATTTATGTATGGCAAACCCTCTCAATTTCAGCCTGTGTTCCAAGACCAAATTGTCTGTAGGTGGTTTATCTGTTATTAGGGAGCACGAAAGACTTTCAGAAATACATACTCAtcattttgattttaaaagcaGCCCTTGCAAAACCCCTCTTACATACGCTTGGATCTAGTaacaaacatatttttaatttcctgatgACTTGCTAAATGCCATTCATTATCCTTTCATACCATTGTGTACTTTATGCCACTTAACTCCTCTGGGTCATATTTCCATCTCTGCAtttgaagggatttttttatgCTGACTCTTAAATTAGTCTTTTCCCTTATGACCAAGAGAAATGCATTTCCAAAACATCTGTCAACCCAAACAGGGAAGGGGATGCTAACTGAAACAAAACTGTTTTTAGCTTACAAATACGTGCATTCCACTGTCTGTGCCCTCTCTTACctgaacaaacagcagcagtagcagcataAATAACCAGTCCCCAGCATCCCATCTGAACTCCAGCATTATAGGCGTGTAACTCAGTTGAGTTAGAAGGGGCCTGCAACAAACACAAATGTAAAGTTTTCTTGTAACGAGCATATCTCAGAAATGAGTAACCATAAGCATGAAAACAcataatggtttgggttggaaaggaccttcaagatcacctagaTCCAACACccacaccatgggcagggacaccttcctctagaccaggttgctcaaagccttattcaacctggcctttaacacctccagggaggggaaatccatgacctccctgggcaacctattctagtgccttaccaccctcactgtaaagaatttctttctaatatccagtctaaatgtaCCCTCctgaagcttcaatccattccctctcatcctatcactacaagcccttgtaaaaattccctcctcagctttcttgtagacctccttcagatactggaaagcaaCTGTAAgtcaccccagagccttctcttctccaggcctgcCAATGGTAAATGTTCTCTTACCTTTGGATCACCCTGAAAGATGACCTGTCCCATGAAATCTGTATAGAACACAGCTTCAGCAATGATGGAGAACCAAGTTAGAAGGTGACAGACAcacagcctcagcagctcctttggCATCTTTAGCATTGACAACCACAAGAGTCTGACGGTGGTTTCAGTTTCCCCCTCTTCGCTCTCGGTGTCTCCACTTGAATTTGTCGTGCCACTCTGGTTCCTCTGTCTGTACCTCTGCCGCTGCCGCTTCTGCATGTCATAGATGTCATTCATGCTGCGTGAGGACTTGATCAAGACGATAGCATTGGCCCGACGAAAGCGGTAGCGGTGAGAGCCTATCTTGCCATAGTAGGAGAAGGTGTAGGAGGGCTGACGGTAGAACATGTGCCTCCGCCTTCGCATGGAGTTTGAAGTACTGGACTGTTTCATGCCTATTCTGGCGTGTCCATTGAGGAACTCTTTTGGCAGGGAGCCATTCAGGTTTGGGACTTTGTCTTCATTTAAGTGATTATCAAGCaacatttcctcctccttctcattGTCCCTGAGGAAAGCAGACAGGTGGTTGAgtttggacttcatgatctcttGGCTTGTGTTGTGGGGAGTATTTGGATATGAAGCATCCTGAAAAATGGAGGGTTCAATGTCATGCAGAAAAAGCAGCTCCGATTCAATTTCCAATGTGGCATCAGGCATATGCAGAACTGAGTCACTCTTACTTCTTACAATGTTCACCTCAAGAAACTCCATATTGAGATCATGCTCTGACTGAACATCGTCGTGGAACATAGTGGCTCCATAGGGCTCTTCCTCACTAATTATATTCAGTCGATTCAGAGGAGGGAGACTACCACTGAATTTGACACTAGAAAGTGTGTCCCCTTCGTCATCAGTCCTGTCCTGCTGAGGGTTATATTGCTCTTCTTCAATGCTAAAAAGGTGGAGAGCAACGGAGACAGAGAAAATAATGgctgcaaagaagaaaaggacttgctCTTGAGATTTAAAAATACCACCCAAGAAGGTCTgtgtccagtccagccctcctaACATGTAACCGATTGCTCCTCCAAGACCTgtggaagacaaaaaaaggagACATGAGTCCATGAAAGATCAGTTCAGTCACAAGTTGGTCATCAGAAAGACTTGACAGCTGTCAAAAACGTATTGACTAACTACATACCAGCTGAAAATGCATGGATGTTAAGGGCCATGTCTTGCTCTTCACTGTCCACCACATCCAACAAGTAGGCCCGAATTGGCCCTTCTGTTGCATCAGCACAGAAGTCCAACACCACTACACCAAGCACTGTGAGAACTATACCAATGGGCTGCTTGTCCGGGACATCACCAATAGCCAGACCtgaggaaaaatggaaaaggaatcCAAGCTTGTCAGTTAAAATAGGAGAATTACAAAGAGCAAGGTTAAGCTTCTTAAAAGAAAGGTGGCCAACACACTTACTGGAAGCATTCCTTTACAGAATAAAATGCCAATTTCAACTTTGGCAGTTTCATAAGTGGTCTGGGCCAAGGATTATGTTTCGGCATTTGTAGGctgatatttatttttcaatacGTTATTTTTAAAGTTGCTCTTAAACCTTTGAGAGCATTGGATATTATTTCATGTTTCTCATATGTATTTTCCTTCAAACACTGAAGATGTTTTTAGAAGGATAGCCATGGTGGGAAAAATGAGCACCCAAACCCAAAATGCCATGCTTCATCTGTCAGTCACAAACATAGGTAACTGAACTGCTGGCAGCATTCCTGACATGGAGCCTGACATGCAAGTACACCAGGATAAAGTAACCCCTTCacctctctttgcttttcttaaacattCCTATTTTCTAGATCACTTTTATAAGCAAAACTTTTAAGGATGAAGCAACATGAAGGTATTTTGCATTGCAAAAAGCTTCAGTCAGCTTCTGGTGATAGCATGGGATGAAATGCTTTTTGCCTACAGAGTAGAAAGGCACCACTAAAGCTGGAGAATTTGTCATGAAACAAATCATTGACAAAAGCATGAATTACTTGAACTAGAGAGATTTAGAAGTCACACATGCAAGACTGATAAAACCATTAGTGTAACAGATGAAAAAGACTATGGGAAGAGAAGAACTGGCTAAGCCACCAAAACTCATCTAAATCTAGAGTGTGAGGATTCCTGCATATTCAACCTCATTTGTATCAGGCCCTCTAAAAGCTAAAGTTTACGTGTGCCATGCTCAGCTGAACCTTGCAGCAGAAAACACCAACAGTGTCAGTGCTTCAGACTTGTTAGAATCAGCAGAACAGTGCCCAGAAGAAGAAGAGGTGAACAGGATCCATACACTGCTGTTCTTCTGGGATATGGGTGTGTTACTATTAGGGTTAGCCAGCCTCTCTTTTAGCTTGCTCTTGAGCTCCTTGTTCCCCTCCCCATGACTCTTATTGCCAGAGGCCAGGTTATGAAAAAGGGTATGATACAATGACCACCTCATTTCTGTATCATCTCCTGTAGCCCCAAACCAAAATTAGGATTGCAAGTAACTGGTGACTAGCAGGAAAATGTGACAATAAAATGGGAAGCAGACAGACAACGAGAGCATACAGAGTTCATCTAATAAAAAATTTGGATAGAaatgaggccttttccagcaaACTACTTTTTGTGAGAGACTAGTAAGCATTGTCCTTTTTGTCTGAAAAGTGACACACGCCACCATTTCAAAAACCTCAATTAATGAAAGACTAATACTGCTTTATCATGTTATCATGTTGTGCATTTGCTTTAAGTGGCAGCTCAAGTGCTGTCTTAAATTGAACGTTTGTGGCAAACCTCTATCACCTAGTATGGAACAGAAGATGACGGAACAGCCCTCACTTCAGTTCACTCCAGGCTCACTTTCAGAGTGTGTAGCAACAACCTCTGTGTTTTAAGGAAGTTTGATTGTACAGAGGTACCACTGGAAAGCACAGGTTGTCAGAAAGCAATGCTTATTAACTGTGCAAAAAAGAGTTAATGAAAAATCAAAGACAATAGTTTGGGTTGATATACAAGAGGTTGAGACACTTCAACATAAGTCTATAAACTGTGTATGAGGTTTGCTTGCCACTATCAGTAGCTACTGAACTAACTTCTGTGTGGCAGTAAGTGCTGCCTAGCCATTAAAATCTTGTAGGAGGACCAGTCTAACATCTTGCATGCATCTGAACTAGAAGGAATAAGTCTTGAAGACAGAACAATAAAGTACAATTGATACCATATGATAGCAATTCAAATAATATTTACTGGTTGGGTAAATTAAAAAAGCGTAAGCTAAATGTCGTTCATCTGAAGTCTGTTCACTGCAGCTTGCAGAAAACTGAAAACCATCACATGGCATCACAGTTGGTCTTTACAAAGCTAACATGCTGAGCCAAAGTAACCTTCCACTCATTTCCCTCAATTAGTAAAACTTATTCACAATAGAGCTGCATCTAACCCTAAAAAGAGAGAGCCAAGAGGATATTATTAGGTGCTAAGTTCCTTTCAATTGCATCAGTACAACCATGATGTAAACATTTGTACTTGCTGTCACCTCTCCTACGCTAAATTTACAAAGAGATTGTAGATTAAGTTCTGTAGTAAACTATGTTCAAGGGAAACTAtttttaccagctttgttgggggctcaggaaaaattattttcccacGTAGCTTTTGATAAACAAATATTAACTGTGTTCTGGACTTTTTCAATACTAGGTCTAagaaaagcacaagaaaaagtgaaaagataATTTTTGAAATAATGCTGGAAACAGGATGTGTTGCCAGATATGCATTAAAGGGA
This genomic window contains:
- the SLC45A4 gene encoding solute carrier family 45 member 4, with amino-acid sequence MKMAPQNADSESMQVQDLPVAQLQKPENKENESREETISEGSIDRIPIRLWVMHGAVMFGREFCYAMETALVTPVLLQIGLPEQYYSLTWFLSPILGLIFTPLIGSASDRCTLSWGRRRPFILALCIGVLFGVALFLNGSVIGLAIGDVPDKQPIGIVLTVLGVVVLDFCADATEGPIRAYLLDVVDSEEQDMALNIHAFSAGLGGAIGYMLGGLDWTQTFLGGIFKSQEQVLFFFAAIIFSVSVALHLFSIEEEQYNPQQDRTDDEGDTLSSEEPYGATMFHDDVQSEHDLNMEFLEVNIVRSKSDSVLHMPDATLEIESELLFLHDIEPSIFQDASYPNTPHNTSQEIMKSKLNHLSAFLRDNEKEEEMLLDNHLNEDKVPNLNGSLPKEFLNGHARIGMKQSSTSNSMRRRRHMFYRQPSYTFSYYGKIGSHRYRFRRANAIVLIKSSRSMNDIYDMQKRQRQRYRQRNQSGTTNSSGDTESEEGETETTVRLLWLSMLKMPKELLRLCVCHLLTWFSIIAEAVFYTDFMGQVIFQGDPKAPSNSTELHAYNAGVQMGCWGLVIYAATAAVCSALLQKYLDNYDLSIKVIYILGTLGFSLGTAVMAMFPNVYVTMIMISTMGIVSMSISYCPYALLGQYHDIKEYIHHSPGNSKRGFGIDCAILSCQVYISQILVASALGGVVDAVGTVRVIPMVASVGSFLGFLTATFLVIYPEVNEEPKEEQKGLGPPETAEGNGTSTEKPTVLKLTRKGAAMSELESESAV